From Ammospiza caudacuta isolate bAmmCau1 chromosome 23, bAmmCau1.pri, whole genome shotgun sequence, one genomic window encodes:
- the SLC37A2 gene encoding glucose-6-phosphate exchanger SLC37A2 isoform X1 yields the protein MRAALAPGIRLLRAVPRDSRYRGLTLVLTFLSYASYHLSRKPISIVKSQLHLNCSALGPNPHNVSNSTTWCNWAPFDGDNYNELFGALDNAFLVAYAIGMFISGIFGERLPLRYYLSGGMVVSGLFTALFGLGYFWDIHVLWYFIIMQVCNGLVQTTGWPAVVACVGNWFGKGKRGLIMGIWNSHTSVGNILGSLIAGAWVSSAWGLSFVVPGIIIAVMGVICFFFLVEYPEDVDCNPPQHHMAADEDPGGVTTSEKDPEAVISNEGPLSLSGQSSVDHSKSPKEPAEKPEAISFLGALRIPGVVEFSLCLLFAKLVSYTFLYWLPLYIVNVAHFGAREAGDLSTLFDVGGILGGIFAGLISDYTGGRATTCCVMLVVAAPMLFLYNHVGQNGIGVSVAMLIICGALVNGPYALITTAVSADLGTHESLKGNAKALSTVTAIIDGTGSVGAALGPLLAGLISPTGWNNVFYMLIAADVLACLLLARVVVKEARGWCGPMARQRGSSVQLTESVMDGK from the exons atGAGGGCAGCGCTCGCCCCCGGGATCCGCCTGCTCCGCGCCGTGCCCCGGGACAGCCG ctATCGGGGCCTGACTCTGGTGCTGACCTTCCTCTCCTACGCCAGCTACCACCTCTCCCGAAAACCCATCAGCATCGTCAAG agccagctgcacCTCAACTGCTCAGCCTTGGGCCCGAACCCCCACAATGTCTCCAACAGCACCACATGGTGCAACTGGGCCCCCTTTG ATGGGGACAACTACAACGAACTTTTTGGGGCGCTGGATAATGCCTTCCTGGTGGCCTACGCCATCGGGATGTTTATCAG tggcatttttggggagcGCCTCCCCCTGCGCTATTACCTGTCGGGGGGGATGGTGGTGAGCGGGCTCTTCACCGCCCTCTTTGGCCTTGGCTACTTCTGGGACATCCACGTGCTCTGGTATTTCATCATCATGCAG GTCTGCAATGGGCTGGTGCAGACCACAGGCTGGCCTGCTGTCGTGGCATGCGTTGGAAACTGGTTTGGCAAAGGAAA GAGAGGTTTGATCATGGGCATCTGGAACTCGCACACCTCCGTTGGCAACATCCTGGGGTCTCTCATCGCCGGTGCCTGGGTCtcctctgcctggggcctgtCCTTTGTTGTGCCTGGCATCATCATCGCCGTCATGGGCGTCatctgcttcttcttcctcgTGGAGT ATCCTGAGGATGTTGACTGCAATCCACCTCAGCATCAC ATGGCTGCTGATGAAGATCCTGGAGGAGTGACCACCAGTGAGAAGGATCCTGAAGCAGTGATCTCCAACGAGGGCCCACTCAGCCTCTCAGGCCAGAGCAGTGTGGATCACTCCAAGAGCCCCAAGGAACCAGCTGAGAAGCCCGAAGCCATCAGCTTCCTTGGGGCACTCCGGATACCT gGCGTGGTGGAgttctccctgtgcctgctcttTGCCAAGCTGGTGAGCTACACCTTCCTGTACTGGCTGCCCCTCTACATTGTCAACGTTG CTCATTTTGGTGCCAGGGAAGCCGGGGACCTGTCGACCCTCTTTGATGTCGGGGGTATTTTAG GGGGGATCTTCGCTGGCCTCATCTCTGACTACACTGGCGGCAGAGCCACCACGTGCTGCGTGATGCTGGTGGTGGCTGCCCCCATG TTGTTCCTGTATAACCATGTGGGTCAGAATGGCATTGGCGTATCAGTAG CAATGCTGATCATCTGTGGAGCTCTGGTCAACGGGCCCTACGCGCTCATCACGACAGCGGTGTCGGCAGATTTG GGCACCCATGAATCCCTCAAAGGAAATGCCAAAGCCCTCTCGACCGTCACGGCCATCATCGACGGCACGGGATCTGTCG gtgctgccctggggccgctgctggcagggctgatCTCTCCCACGGGCTGGAATAACGTGTTTTACATGCTGATAGCAGCTGATGTCCTGGCGTGTCTG CTCCTGGCTCGCGTGGTGGTGAAGGAGGCCCGTGGCTGGTGTGGCCCCATGGCGAGGCAGAGAGG CTCTAGTGTGCAGCTAACAGAGTCAGTGATGGATGGGAAGTAG
- the SLC37A2 gene encoding glucose-6-phosphate exchanger SLC37A2 isoform X2: protein MRAALAPGIRLLRAVPRDSRYRGLTLVLTFLSYASYHLSRKPISIVKSQLHLNCSALGPNPHNVSNSTTWCNWAPFDGDNYNELFGALDNAFLVAYAIGMFISGIFGERLPLRYYLSGGMVVSGLFTALFGLGYFWDIHVLWYFIIMQVCNGLVQTTGWPAVVACVGNWFGKGKRGLIMGIWNSHTSVGNILGSLIAGAWVSSAWGLSFVVPGIIIAVMGVICFFFLVEYPEDVDCNPPQHHMAADEDPGGVTTSEKDPEAVISNEGPLSLSGQSSVDHSKSPKEPAEKPEAISFLGALRIPGVVEFSLCLLFAKLVSYTFLYWLPLYIVNVAHFGAREAGDLSTLFDVGGILGGIFAGLISDYTGGRATTCCVMLVVAAPMLFLYNHVGQNGIGVSVAMLIICGALVNGPYALITTAVSADLGTHESLKGNAKALSTVTAIIDGTGSVGAALGPLLAGLISPTGWNNVFYMLIAADVLACLLLARVVVKEARGWCGPMARQRGFKEF, encoded by the exons atGAGGGCAGCGCTCGCCCCCGGGATCCGCCTGCTCCGCGCCGTGCCCCGGGACAGCCG ctATCGGGGCCTGACTCTGGTGCTGACCTTCCTCTCCTACGCCAGCTACCACCTCTCCCGAAAACCCATCAGCATCGTCAAG agccagctgcacCTCAACTGCTCAGCCTTGGGCCCGAACCCCCACAATGTCTCCAACAGCACCACATGGTGCAACTGGGCCCCCTTTG ATGGGGACAACTACAACGAACTTTTTGGGGCGCTGGATAATGCCTTCCTGGTGGCCTACGCCATCGGGATGTTTATCAG tggcatttttggggagcGCCTCCCCCTGCGCTATTACCTGTCGGGGGGGATGGTGGTGAGCGGGCTCTTCACCGCCCTCTTTGGCCTTGGCTACTTCTGGGACATCCACGTGCTCTGGTATTTCATCATCATGCAG GTCTGCAATGGGCTGGTGCAGACCACAGGCTGGCCTGCTGTCGTGGCATGCGTTGGAAACTGGTTTGGCAAAGGAAA GAGAGGTTTGATCATGGGCATCTGGAACTCGCACACCTCCGTTGGCAACATCCTGGGGTCTCTCATCGCCGGTGCCTGGGTCtcctctgcctggggcctgtCCTTTGTTGTGCCTGGCATCATCATCGCCGTCATGGGCGTCatctgcttcttcttcctcgTGGAGT ATCCTGAGGATGTTGACTGCAATCCACCTCAGCATCAC ATGGCTGCTGATGAAGATCCTGGAGGAGTGACCACCAGTGAGAAGGATCCTGAAGCAGTGATCTCCAACGAGGGCCCACTCAGCCTCTCAGGCCAGAGCAGTGTGGATCACTCCAAGAGCCCCAAGGAACCAGCTGAGAAGCCCGAAGCCATCAGCTTCCTTGGGGCACTCCGGATACCT gGCGTGGTGGAgttctccctgtgcctgctcttTGCCAAGCTGGTGAGCTACACCTTCCTGTACTGGCTGCCCCTCTACATTGTCAACGTTG CTCATTTTGGTGCCAGGGAAGCCGGGGACCTGTCGACCCTCTTTGATGTCGGGGGTATTTTAG GGGGGATCTTCGCTGGCCTCATCTCTGACTACACTGGCGGCAGAGCCACCACGTGCTGCGTGATGCTGGTGGTGGCTGCCCCCATG TTGTTCCTGTATAACCATGTGGGTCAGAATGGCATTGGCGTATCAGTAG CAATGCTGATCATCTGTGGAGCTCTGGTCAACGGGCCCTACGCGCTCATCACGACAGCGGTGTCGGCAGATTTG GGCACCCATGAATCCCTCAAAGGAAATGCCAAAGCCCTCTCGACCGTCACGGCCATCATCGACGGCACGGGATCTGTCG gtgctgccctggggccgctgctggcagggctgatCTCTCCCACGGGCTGGAATAACGTGTTTTACATGCTGATAGCAGCTGATGTCCTGGCGTGTCTG CTCCTGGCTCGCGTGGTGGTGAAGGAGGCCCGTGGCTGGTGTGGCCCCATGGCGAGGCAGAGAGG GTTTAAGGAGTTCTGA
- the SLC37A2 gene encoding glucose-6-phosphate exchanger SLC37A2 isoform X3 produces the protein MRAALAPGIRLLRAVPRDSRYRGLTLVLTFLSYASYHLSRKPISIVKSQLHLNCSALGPNPHNVSNSTTWCNWAPFDGDNYNELFGALDNAFLVAYAIGMFISGIFGERLPLRYYLSGGMVVSGLFTALFGLGYFWDIHVLWYFIIMQVCNGLVQTTGWPAVVACVGNWFGKGKRGLIMGIWNSHTSVGNILGSLIAGAWVSSAWGLSFVVPGIIIAVMGVICFFFLVEYPEDVDCNPPQHHMAADEDPGGVTTSEKDPEAVISNEGPLSLSGQSSVDHSKSPKEPAEKPEAISFLGALRIPGVVEFSLCLLFAKLVSYTFLYWLPLYIVNVAHFGAREAGDLSTLFDVGGILGGIFAGLISDYTGGRATTCCVMLVVAAPMLFLYNHVGQNGIGVSVAMLIICGALVNGPYALITTAVSADLGTHESLKGNAKALSTVTAIIDGTGSVGAALGPLLAGLISPTGWNNVFYMLIAADVLACLLLARVVVKEARGWCGPMARQRG, from the exons atGAGGGCAGCGCTCGCCCCCGGGATCCGCCTGCTCCGCGCCGTGCCCCGGGACAGCCG ctATCGGGGCCTGACTCTGGTGCTGACCTTCCTCTCCTACGCCAGCTACCACCTCTCCCGAAAACCCATCAGCATCGTCAAG agccagctgcacCTCAACTGCTCAGCCTTGGGCCCGAACCCCCACAATGTCTCCAACAGCACCACATGGTGCAACTGGGCCCCCTTTG ATGGGGACAACTACAACGAACTTTTTGGGGCGCTGGATAATGCCTTCCTGGTGGCCTACGCCATCGGGATGTTTATCAG tggcatttttggggagcGCCTCCCCCTGCGCTATTACCTGTCGGGGGGGATGGTGGTGAGCGGGCTCTTCACCGCCCTCTTTGGCCTTGGCTACTTCTGGGACATCCACGTGCTCTGGTATTTCATCATCATGCAG GTCTGCAATGGGCTGGTGCAGACCACAGGCTGGCCTGCTGTCGTGGCATGCGTTGGAAACTGGTTTGGCAAAGGAAA GAGAGGTTTGATCATGGGCATCTGGAACTCGCACACCTCCGTTGGCAACATCCTGGGGTCTCTCATCGCCGGTGCCTGGGTCtcctctgcctggggcctgtCCTTTGTTGTGCCTGGCATCATCATCGCCGTCATGGGCGTCatctgcttcttcttcctcgTGGAGT ATCCTGAGGATGTTGACTGCAATCCACCTCAGCATCAC ATGGCTGCTGATGAAGATCCTGGAGGAGTGACCACCAGTGAGAAGGATCCTGAAGCAGTGATCTCCAACGAGGGCCCACTCAGCCTCTCAGGCCAGAGCAGTGTGGATCACTCCAAGAGCCCCAAGGAACCAGCTGAGAAGCCCGAAGCCATCAGCTTCCTTGGGGCACTCCGGATACCT gGCGTGGTGGAgttctccctgtgcctgctcttTGCCAAGCTGGTGAGCTACACCTTCCTGTACTGGCTGCCCCTCTACATTGTCAACGTTG CTCATTTTGGTGCCAGGGAAGCCGGGGACCTGTCGACCCTCTTTGATGTCGGGGGTATTTTAG GGGGGATCTTCGCTGGCCTCATCTCTGACTACACTGGCGGCAGAGCCACCACGTGCTGCGTGATGCTGGTGGTGGCTGCCCCCATG TTGTTCCTGTATAACCATGTGGGTCAGAATGGCATTGGCGTATCAGTAG CAATGCTGATCATCTGTGGAGCTCTGGTCAACGGGCCCTACGCGCTCATCACGACAGCGGTGTCGGCAGATTTG GGCACCCATGAATCCCTCAAAGGAAATGCCAAAGCCCTCTCGACCGTCACGGCCATCATCGACGGCACGGGATCTGTCG gtgctgccctggggccgctgctggcagggctgatCTCTCCCACGGGCTGGAATAACGTGTTTTACATGCTGATAGCAGCTGATGTCCTGGCGTGTCTG CTCCTGGCTCGCGTGGTGGTGAAGGAGGCCCGTGGCTGGTGTGGCCCCATGGCGAGGCAGAGAGG GTGA